A stretch of Arctopsyche grandis isolate Sample6627 chromosome 9, ASM5162203v2, whole genome shotgun sequence DNA encodes these proteins:
- the LOC143916517 gene encoding transmembrane protein 70 homolog, mitochondrial, which yields MISGMLRSRCIVIGESFLKRNFNVLRQTHQRTLPSLNILLKSKYSTGQNDSPTQSEIIYNGALSKQIRAVKIFSLSSSIIGVIGQPVIYSKSLEIGGTPVMVAICGVVGFFTFVTPFLLHLITKKYVIYMSYNKDSNIYTATLVNFFLIRKKVNFTSTDVIVPDVPGLFTTFLAHKIPMFVDPNGFKNTDHFIKIMGFDKPIDFNLNDLIKKPDKETSDSKK from the exons ATGATAAGTGGAATGCTGCGATCTCGTTGTATAGTTATTGGCGAAAGTTTTCTCAAAAGGAATTTTAATGTATTACGCCAAACTCATCAAAGGACACTCCCCAGTTTAAATATTTTgcttaaatcaaaatattctacTGGACAAAATGATAGCCCAACACAAAGCGAAATCATTTACAATGGAGCCCTCTCCAAGCAAATCCGCGctgttaaaatattttctttgtctTCGAGCATAATTGGAGTAATTGGTCAACcggttatttattcaaaatcttTAGAAATTGGTGGCACACCCGTAATGGTGGCCATTTGTGGTGTTGTGGGATTTTTCACATTTGTTACACCATTTTTACTACATTTGATTactaaaaaatatgttatttatatGTCTTATAATAAAGATTCAAATATCTACACCGCTACACTTGTTAACTTTTTTCTCATCCGTAAAAAG gTAAACTTTACTTCTACTGATGTCATTGTACCAGATGTTCCTGGGCTATTCACCACCTTTCTTGCTCACAAAATCCCAATGTTCGTTGATCCCAAtggatttaaaaatactgaccattttattaaaataatgggCTTTGATAAACcgatcgattttaatttaaatgatttgaTAAAGAAACCTGATAAAGAAACTAGCGATAGTAAAAAGTAA
- the LOC143916516 gene encoding UNC93-like protein MFSD11, producing the protein MAMERRFLNVILLGFGFMFVFTAFQTMGNIEKTILDSITEDYPSFEGDGYTSLAIIYAALAICNWLAPSIISVVGPRVAMVIGAVTYCLFIITFLFPKTWLLYAASCMLGAGAAIIWTGQGNYLTLNSDAATISRNSGVFWAMLQTSMFLGNLFVYIQFQGKSHIDENTRHLVFGVLIALAIVGIGFLVTLRRTETPVCPTEIVGDCEKVEIKSEPQGPLEALRGAVKLFCTKEMLILSLTFFYTGVELSFFSGVYSSSIGFTNSIGANAKQLVGLSGVFIGIGEVLGGALFGILGNKTARWGRDPIVITGYLIHVLSFFLIFLNLPNDAPFGETDEKSYMEPSAYVAMLCSFLLGFGDACYNTQIYSTLGGTFAHDSTSAFAIFKFTQSVAAAGCFFYSSHANLSIQLLVLVTLATLGTVAFCFVEWLAKQKRIKEASTTICGEEIIPSHNNYKYDSKPRDNLHEND; encoded by the exons AAAACTATTTTGGACAGTATAACTGAAGATTATCCAAGTTTCGAAGGTGACGGCTACACATCTCTAGCCATAATTTATGCAGCACTTGCCATTTGCAACTGGTTGGCTCCTTCTATCATCAGCGTGGTTGGACCCAGGGTGGCTATGGTTATTGGTGCTGTTACCTATTG tttattcaTAATAACCTTCTTGTTTCCAAAAACATGGTTATTATATGCAGCTAGTTGTATGCTTGGGGCGGGTGCAGCTATAATTTGGACAGGTCAAGGAAATTATTTAACTCTCAATAGCGATGCTGCGACAATATCCAGAAATTCTGGGGTGTTTTGGGCAATGTTGCAAACcag tATGTTCCTTGGAAATTTATTCgtttatattcaatttcaagGAAAGAGTCACATTGATGAAAATACACGACATCTTGTGTTTGGAGTACTCATTGCTTTAGCAATAGTTGGAATAGGATTTTTAGTGACACTGCGGCGTACAGAGACTCCAGTTTGTCCAACTGAAATAGTAGGTGATTGTGAAAAGGTAGAAATAAAATCTGAGCCTCAAGGACCTCTGGAGGCATTACGTGGAGCTGTAAAGTTGTTTTGCACCAAGGAAATGCTCATACTTAGTTTAACATTCTTTTATACTG gtGTCGAACTTTCTTTCTTTAGCGGCGTGTACAGCTCCAGTATCGGATTTACTAACAGCATCGGCGCAAATGCTAAGCAATTGGTCGGACTTTCTGGTGTATTCATCGGCATTGGTGAAGTTTTAG gTGGTGCACTATTTGGCATACTCGGTAACAAAACTGCACGATGGGGTAGAGATCCAATTGTAATTACTGGATATTTGATTCACGTGCTGAGTTTCTTTTTGATATTCCTCAATTTACCAAACGACGCTCCATTCGGTGAAACCGATGAAAAGTCATACATGGAACCATCAGCATACGTTGCTATGCTTTGCAGTTTTCTCCTAGGATTTGGCGATGCCTGCTATAATACTCAAATATATTCTACTCTGGGTGGAACTTTCGCCCATGATAGCACTTCAGCGTTTGCGATATTCAAATTTACTCAG TCAGTTGCAGCGGCCGGATGTTTCTTTTATTCTTCGCACGCAAATCTAAGTATTCAACTCCTTGTTTTAGTTACGTTAGCTACCCTCGGTACGGTGGCATTCTGTTTTGTTGAATGGTTGGCTAAGCAAAAGAGGATAAAGGAAGCATCTACAACTATTTGTGGAGAAGAAATCATTCCAAGTCACAATAACTACAAATACGATTCAAAGCCGAGGGATAATCTACACGAAAATGATTGA